The Chloracidobacterium sp. genome contains the following window.
TCAATATGCCCGCGAACGCTATCGACAAACCCCAGAATGCTCTCGGGATCCGCCGCCTCGTGCCGTCGACCGTCAAACCCGCCCCGCACTCCCGGCAGAATTGCTGACCATCAGCCACCTTTGAACCACAACTTGGACAATCCATCATCAACCTCATTATATCGGTAATACCAAATAAGACATACGGGTTCGACGTGGTGTGTGTTCATTATTTTGCAATTCCGACAATTGGCGATCTACAAGTTTGTGCTCCAATGGTGGTCAGGTTCGAAGGTTGCCCGGAGTAGATCGTGTTAGCACGAACCCCTGTCCGTATAATTCGGCGGGTCCCCGTTGCCCCTTAAAATGTGACCTCGAATCGTCATTGTACTCGACTGAGATTTGCCAAATTTTGTCACCTATTGTGAATTGCGAGAGGGAAGAGTGCCGTGTTTGCTGCGTTTTGCGTGTGGCACGATATTTGTATTTGCGTTTGCAGCGTTTGTTTGTCCGGCGCCAAATAAATTATAAAAAAGGAAATTGAATGAAAAATCAAAAAGGCTTCTCACTTATCGAACTACTCATCGTAGTCGTGATCATCGGTATAATTGCCGCAATCGCGATTCCCAATCTGCTGGCATCCCGCCGCTCGGCCAACGAAGGCTCAGTTATCTCATCACTCAGAACCGTCGATGGTGCACAGAAGACCTATTCCACCACATACGGTAATGGTGACTACGCCGGCACGTCCTACGGACTTGACGGTGTCGGTATGACCCAGTTAGGTGCGACCAACTTGATCGACGCGACCCTGGCAAGCGGCACTAAGAACGGTTACCTATACGAAATTGGAACAACATCGCGTTCGGCGACAACCCCCGCGACATTCTGTGCTCGATCTGCCCCGCAAGTGTGGACGGGTGTCACTGCGGGCGGCAGTCGATGTTTCGGCGTAGCCACTGACGGAGTGATAATGACAAACACGGCCAATGGCACGGCGAGCGGTTCGAATTGCGGTTGTTCGATCAATGCGGGTGCTGCTTTTGTGGACCGTTCATCACCACTACAGAACTAGTTTTATAGATAGATGGTCGGGCCAGCGGTTGTCGCGCTAAGGACCAATGGGAACTCGCCGTTGTGCATCCACTATCGCAGGATCGCTCGGAAGTGATCAGCATAAACCGAAAAGGCCTCGGATGCTACGGCAAACGAGGCCTTTTTGATTTTGTGTGAAACGGCGATGAGCAACTATGCCGAATCAGGCCGCCGTCGAGTTGACTAACGTGCCGGAGCTGCTATATTTATGTCGATCTCAGTCTTTTTTGAGCCTTGCTTTAGGATTCCGCTGTAATAGACTAAGCCTGCGATGATCGCTACGATTATCACGAGGGCGATCGCCCACACTGCATTGCTTCCGGTTCCGTTTTCATCTGCCATACGTCTCGATCCTCCAAAATAAATGTATTTCGAACAGTTTTGATATCAGTAGTCTGTCGGGAAGAGAGCCAATTGTCAATTGCAGTGGCGGCGGAGCGAGGATCGGACGATCCCGATCCTAAAGCATTTTGCGTATTCCCCGATCCTAAAGTTCCACCCAATGGATGTCGACGATCGGTTGATCGATGTCCTTTGGCCGTCGGATCTCAAGAGCGAGACTCTTGCCGAATCGCCAAACGTTCGATGTGGCGTCCTCGTCATCGACCACTTCGCCGGCGGGCCCGTGTCGCACCTCGACTTTCTTAACAAGACGTTTTGCGACCGCCGATTGCTGATCCATCGCGAATAGCACGATCGCGATCTCCCAAGCACCGATCTCCGGTTTGAAGAACATCGTCGCCCGGCCCTTTACCCCACCGAACGTGCCGTCCCAAACGAGTTGGTCCGGCGTGCCCTTGAAAGCCGCGTCCACCAATCCGCGTTTAACCAGAACGGCCTTTGCCGCTTTATATGTCGTGCCCAGCTTCACGGCCGGAAAATCCGGAAAAACGTCGTGAACCGTGATCGGTGCTTTGCCCGGCTTCACAGCCTTTTGGGCAAACGCAGGTAGTCCCGCGATGACAATCGTAACAGCGACCAAAATCAGGTAGAACGGCTTCATAAGTTGAACGATTGTAGCACGAAAATAAGAAGATCTGATCTTCCGTCAGATGCGTTCGTTTGCGCAAACCAAAAGGCCGCGACGCGATGTCGGCGCGGTGGTTCTCGTTTGTTCATCCGCTGGAGGGACGGAAAATGTAACGGATTTTACCTAGGGATCCGCTCCCGATGGTCGCTACTCCCCAGGCTTTAATCTCCGTCGCCGTCGGCGACAAGAATTCTCCGACCGCCGCGTCAGCGACGATTGGAAACGAATCGCGGATCGTTCAACCGTTACTGACGCGACGTAAATCCGTTGGGAACGTCCACCGTGGGTTATCACCCACGGCTAAAGTCACATCGCCGCTCCGCGACAACGAAATGGTGGGGAAATGTGAGCGACAAGCGGAGTTTTTTGACAGATGGATCGGCTAAGCGTCCGATATACGCACTGCGACCCTTAGGGCCTTATTTGCATAAACGGGGAGAAATTGAAAAGGCGGGCTGTAGCTGGACTGCTCGCTCATAGTCAGCCTTCGCCAGCGGGTTTTTCCCAGCCTTGCAATAGGCGTTGGCTCGGTCCAGATAAGCGGTTGCAGATCTCTCTTTCGCTCGGATCACCTGTGTATAATCAGCGATCGCTAGATCGTAGGCTCCTTTGTTGTAGTAAGCACGGCCGCGATCGAGGTACGCGTCAAGGTAGCCTGAGTCGAGCTTAATAGCTTTCGTAAAGTCGGCGATCGCAGCGTCGAAATTTTGCTTTTCCTTGTAAACGAGCCCACGATTGTAGTAATCGCTCAGAAAGTCCGGATCGATCTGGATCGCTTTGCTGTAGTCAAACATCGCCCGGTCGTAGCTGCCCTGGACGTAATAGACCTGTCCGCGGCTGCGATAGGCATCGGCGTGATCCGCCTTGATCTGGATGGCCCTAGTGTAATCAGCGATCGCGGCATCGAGCGTCGCTTTTTCTTGGACTAAGTCGTTTAGGGCCGGTAGCCGAAGATAATAGGCACGCCCGCGTCGGTAAAATGCATCGACATTTTGGGGGTCGATCTGGAGCACTTTTGTAAGATCCGTTATAACCGCGGCATAGTTGCCCGTGTGATAGTTTGCCAGGCCGCGATTGTAATTGGCGGCCTCATCATTTGGATCGATCTGGAGCCCTTTTGTGTATTCAGCGACGGCTAGGACGTAGTTATGAGCGTCAAATGCCGCATCGGCGAGCTTGAAATGTTCGTTCGACGACTGAGCAGCGGTCGCCATAGTGATCGCAAAAATTGCAATCAGAAGTCGGAATGCATTTTTTTTCCGTGAAGCCATAGCGTTACCCCCTTCTGACCGATTTCTCCAAATCGTATTCTCTAATGTCCCATCTGTCAACAAACCCAGCGACGGAGAAGAGCTGTAAAAGTGTGCCGGAAAAGCACAGCCGCCGAAGGTGACGAAGATAATAGCCCAGGGTGGAACCCTGGATATCAGATGTATTATGATTTCCGTCCCCGAGGGCGACTAACATTTACGCCCGTGTTGCTCCCCTACAGGGAGCGGATCGTTTCGTATTTCTAACGTAGGGTTGCACCCTACGCTATTAAATTCGTCCCTTTCAGGGACAATATCGCTCCGCGACAGTGGCGGGGAAGTGTGTTGAAAATCGGAGTTTTGACTCTGTCGCCAAAGGCGACGGATATTAAAGCCCAGGGTGAGAGCCTTTGCGAAACCCTAGGTCACGGATGCCTGGATCGATACCCGAAACCACCGGTGTCGGATACCAACCTCGAATCGCAATATCGAAGGCCAGACCCCAATCTTTCCAAAATATTAACCCTCAGTCCGTTTCAACGGGCTTACTCTTTTCGGCTTAAGCCAATGAAAAAAGGACGGTAAACCGCCCTCACGGGAATTCGGGGCATCCTTTCCACGCCGTAAACGACGTGGCTATGTGCCCTTCGGGACGGAGAAGAAACGGTTGGGAACTGTGCCGGAAACGGAGAGAACTGACCACACGTTTTCTTCTACTTTGGTTTCGACGAATTAGCCATGCGATTCAGTTCGGCGATGGCAAGGGTGTATTCGCTGAATGTCTTGGTCCCGTTCTCCTTAACCCAACCGAAATGGATCTTTGCAGTAGCAGGCGTGCCGGCGAATAACTGCATCTCTCCTATATATGTGTGAGCCTCGGTGAGTTTTCCGTTATCAACGGCAAGTGCAAGTAGCCCGGCGGCGGTCAGGTCGCCGTGCATATACCGCATTATTTTCGTTGTCCATGCTTCCGGCTCGACCTGTTTGATCCATGTCTCCAAAAACACTTTCGCGGCGGCGGCTTTGTTGCTTTTACGGAGGCCGATATAACCGACCAAAACAGCGTATGGAGCAGAATCACCTTTGAGCCCGTTAAGTTCGAGAAAAGCCGTTGCTTGCTCAAAAGCCGTATCACCTTTATTTAGGTATAAATATGTCCAGTCGCGATTTTCGTAGGCATCGGCGTAGTTCGGGTATATTTGGATCGCTTTTGTGTAATCCGCTATCGCCTGGTCGTAATTGCCTTTTCGATTATAGACATCCCCGCGATTGTTGTAGGCAGTGGCGTTGTTCGGGTTTAGCTGGATGGCTTTTGTATAGTCCGCTATCGCCTGGTCGTAATTGCCTGTGTCGTAATAGGCAACTCCGCGATTGATGTAGGCATAGGCGTTGTTCGGGTCTATTTGGATCGCTTTTGTGTAATCCGCTATCGCTTGGTCGTAATTGCCTTTGGCGTAATAGGCAACTCCGCGAATGTAGTAGGCATGGGCGTTGTTCGGGTCTATTTGGATCGCTTTTGTGTAATCCGCTATCGCCTGGTCGTAATTGCCTTTGTCGTAATAGGCATCCCCTCGATTGTAGTAGGCAGTGGCGTAGTTCGGGTTTAGCTGGATGGCTTTTGTATAGTCCGCTATCGCCTGGTCGTAATTGCCTGTGTCGTAATAGGCAACTCCGCGATTGTAGTAGGCAAGGGCGTAGTTCGGGTCTATTTGGATCGCTTTTGTGTAATCCGCTATCGCCTGGTCGTAATTACCTTTATTGTAATAGGCAAGTCCGCGATTGTAGAACTCATTCGCCGTCTGAGCCCCAGCGTTGACAACCGGAAAGAGAATAAAACATGCGAGCATCAGCGCCGGTAACACAAACCTTTTCGTCATTGCAATATTCTCCTCTTGACCTATTTGCAAGCATAGTAGCACCAAAGTATGGCCGCTTCAATTGAGAAAGGCTTCGCCCAATTTTGAGCGAAGCCTTTCTGTTTTACGTGCGAACAAACCGCGTTCGTAGCAAAGCGTGAAAAGCTTCGATGGGTTTAGGTTACATTCTCATTCCCATGCCGCCCACGTTGCCAATGCAGAATTCAGAATGCAGAATGCTGAATGAAAGCTCGACTCCGGTGATCAGGCGGCGAATTCAAATATCGGCGTTTCGATGGTTTTCTTCGGATTCTTGCCAGTCAGGATAATTTTCTGTAGGCGGTCGACGGTTGCCGGGGCGAAGAACTGTTCGCCGGTTTCGACACTGACGCGGGCCGGGACGTTTTCGACGATGTAAAACTTTCCGTCCTTTTCGAGCGTGTAGGTTACTCTCGTCTCCTTCATCGTTTCATCTTTCATAATTTAGCCCTCGTTTGGTGGTCGCCTCTCGCGAAAATCGATCCATAGACTTTCGTCAGGCTCGTAAAGCGTAATCACTTTCAAAATCACGCGGGTCGGATAGCTGCACTGGACATGTAATGGACGCTCGGCTTTAGTAAGTCCGAGTATTAGACAACTCGGCCCGTATTTATCGCCCGGATAGTCCTCGATAATACTTCCATTGGTAATCGAATCCGCGAACTCATCAAGCAAAATGTTCCGTAAGATGCTTTGATCGACTACATGCTTCGAGAACTCTTACAACCCCTCGGAAACTTTGCGGCGAATCCCGTCGATCATTTGAATGAAATTATAGTCTCTGGCGAACCGATGAACAACAAAAAAGGCCTCGCCGGATGTGGTGAGGCCTTTTGATTTTGCGGAATTAAATCCGTGCCGTGTTGCCCTTACTTACGTGCGGGCTCCAGTCTTACATTCCCATTCCCATTCCGCCGCCCATACCGCCCATGCCGCCCATTGGGTCGCCGCCCTTGTCGTCCTGGACGTCAGCGATCATTGCTTCGGTGGTGAGCATAAGGCCTGCGATCGAGGCTGCGTTCTGCAACGCTGTACGCGTTACCTTGGCAGGATCGATGACACCGGCTGCGACGAGGTCTTCGTACTTTTCGCTGGCAGCGTTAAAGCCAAAGTGGCCTTCGCCTTCGCGAACCTTGCCGACGACAACCGCACCTTCCTGACCCGCATTCTGCGCGATCTGGCGGAGCGGCTCTTCGAGAGCACGTTTGACGATGGTCACACCGATCTGTTCATCGGTATCTTCAGCATCGGTTGTGAAGTTGTCGAGAACCATTCCGGCACGGACCAGAGCGACGCCGCCGCCTGCCACGATGCCTTCTTCGACAGCAGCACGCGTTGCATTCATAGCATCTTCAACGCGAGCCTTCTTTTCCTTCATCTCGATCTCGGTAGCGGCACCGACCTTGATAACTGCAACACCGCCGACCAATTTAGCCAGACGCTCTTGCAATTTTTCACGATCATAGTCGCTCGAGGTATCTTCGATCTGAGTACGGATGGTTTTGATGCGACCGTCGATCGCTTCGCCCGAACCGCCACCTTCGACAACAGTGGTATTTTCCTTGTCGATGGTGACCTTCTTGGCTTTGCCGAGGTCTTCGAGAGTGATGGTCTCGAGCTTGATGCCGAGATCCTCAGAGATGACCTTGCCGCCCGTGAGGACCGCGATGTCTTCGAGCATTGCCTTACGGCGATCGCCGAAGCCCGGTGCCTTTACAGCAGCGACATTCAACGTGCCGCGGAGCTTATTGACGACCAAGGTGGCAAGAGCTTCGCCCTCGACATCCTCAGCGATGATGAGCATCGGACGGCCCATCTTGGCAACCTGCTCCAGGATCGGCAGCAGATCACGCATATTCGAGATCTTTTTCTCGTTGATCAGGATGTATGGCTCGTCGAGAACACATTCCATACGGTCAGCGTCGGTGACGAAGTACGGCGAAAGGTAACCGCGGTCAAACTGCATACCCTCGACAACCTCGAGCAGCGTGTCCATCGTCTTGGACTCTTCGACGGTGATCACGCCGTCTTTGCCGACCTTGTCCATCGCCTCAGCGATGATCGTGCCGATCGTTTTGTCGCCATTGGCCGAAACGGTGCCGACCTGTGCGATCGAATCACCCGAAACCGGCTGAGCCATCGAGCCGATCTCAGCAACGACCGCCGCGACTGCCTTTTCGATGCCGCGTTTGAGAGCCATCGGGTTTGCACCTGCGGCAACCGTGCGGACGCCTTCCTTAAAGATCGCCTGAGCCAGAACCGTTGCGGTCGTCGTGCCGTCACCGGCAACGTCCGAGGTCTTGCTCGCGACTTCGCGGACCATCTGTGCGCCCATATTCTCGAGCGTGTCCTTTAATTCGATCTCTTTGGCGACCGTGACACCGTCTTTGGTGATGGTCGGCGAACCGAATTTCTTGTCGATAACGACGTTGCGGCCCTTCGGTCCGAGTGTAACTTTCACTGCGTCCGCGAGCTGATTAACACCACGCAGGATAGCTGCGCGTGATTCTTCTCCGTGTACTACTTGTTTAGCCATTGTCTTATATCTCCTAAATAAACTTGTGTGTTACGCCCGTACTTACGTGCGGGCTTCTGCAACTAAGCTGCTGCTCCGGCGCGTGAAATGATGCCGAGGATCTCGTCTTCGCGCATAATGATGAATTCGTCGCCGTCGAGCTTGATCTCGCTGCCCGAGTACTTGCCGAAAAGGACGCGGTCGCCGGCCTTTACGTCCAAAGCCTGACGCGTTCCGTCTTCTTTATACTTGCCCGCACCGGCGGCGATGACTTCGCCTTCTTGCGGCTTTTCCTTTGCAGTGTCGGGGATGAAAAGTCCACCGGCGGTCTGGTTAACGTTGTCTTCGATACGCTTGATAATCACGCGATCGTGAAGCGGTGTGATGTTTGTAGCCATAACTGATTTACTCCTTCCTAAATAAACTTAGTCTGTTAAAATAACGTTGACCTACGGCGGTAAAACACATATTTAGCACTCATAGATCATGAGTGCTAGTATAGGCGAATCAATACATTTGTGTCAAGTATTATCCTAGGGTATCAGAAAATCTGATACAGGTATTATCAAGTTTGGGGAGAAAATATTCACCACAGAGGACACAGAGGACACAGAGTTCATCTAAAAGCCTCTGAGTTTTTCTCTGTGTACTCCGCGTACTCTGTGGTAACCAATCACTTAAATGCATATTTCTGAGATCAATATCTATCCGATCAAGTCGCTGAAGGGCATCTCGCTCGAATCGGCAGTGGTCGATGCTCGCGGGCTTGAGAACGACCGGCGTTGGATGCTGACGGACCGCGATGGGAATTTCTACACTCAACGTAAATTTCCGCGTATGGCACTGATCTCGGTATGGATCGAGGACGGCGGCATCGGTGTCGCGGCGGACGGCTACGGTGAGGCGTTTATTCCGCGTCTGCCCGAGATCCGAAACCGTCAGACGGTTACGGTTTGGAACAGCAAATGCGAGGGCGAGGTGCACTCGCCCGTTTTGAACGAGTGGTTCAGCGATGTGCTTGAGATGGACTGTCAGCTTGTCTATATGCCGGATGACACGCGTCGAAGCGTGACCGAGCGATTCGACCGAGGCGGTGATATCGTCAGTTTTGCGGACGGCTATCCGCTGACAGTGATCGGCGAAGAGTCTCTGGCCGACCTCAATAGAAGGATAATGGAGGCGGACGAGAGCATTCGCACCCCGTTGCCGATGAACCGCTTTCGGCCAAACCTAGTTGTTTCAGGCTCCGAAGCGTTTGCCGAAGACGATTGGGCAAAGATCCGCGTCGGCGATTCAGTTTTTCGAGCTACAAAACCCTGTGCACGGTGTGTGATGACGACCGTCGAACAATCAAAGGGTGAATATTCCGGCCCCGAACCCCTCAAGACGCTCGCTACATATCGAATCGCCAAAGACGTGATGCCCGATCGCGTCGAGAGACTCGGCGTGACACCAACCGGAGTGCTATTCGGCCAAAATCTCATCGCCGAAAAGTTTGGAGACTCGATAGCGGTCGGTGACGAATTGGTTGTGTTGAAAACGTACTAACCAAATTACTGTGATTGCGGTGAGAAGATCAGATCAATGCCGTCACCCATAACAGCGACAA
Protein-coding sequences here:
- a CDS encoding tetratricopeptide repeat protein; protein product: MTKRFVLPALMLACFILFPVVNAGAQTANEFYNRGLAYYNKGNYDQAIADYTKAIQIDPNYALAYYNRGVAYYDTGNYDQAIADYTKAIQLNPNYATAYYNRGDAYYDKGNYDQAIADYTKAIQIDPNNAHAYYIRGVAYYAKGNYDQAIADYTKAIQIDPNNAYAYINRGVAYYDTGNYDQAIADYTKAIQLNPNNATAYNNRGDVYNRKGNYDQAIADYTKAIQIYPNYADAYENRDWTYLYLNKGDTAFEQATAFLELNGLKGDSAPYAVLVGYIGLRKSNKAAAAKVFLETWIKQVEPEAWTTKIMRYMHGDLTAAGLLALAVDNGKLTEAHTYIGEMQLFAGTPATAKIHFGWVKENGTKTFSEYTLAIAELNRMANSSKPK
- a CDS encoding co-chaperone GroES, yielding MATNITPLHDRVIIKRIEDNVNQTAGGLFIPDTAKEKPQEGEVIAAGAGKYKEDGTRQALDVKAGDRVLFGKYSGSEIKLDGDEFIIMREDEILGIISRAGAAA
- a CDS encoding MOSC domain-containing protein; this translates as MHISEINIYPIKSLKGISLESAVVDARGLENDRRWMLTDRDGNFYTQRKFPRMALISVWIEDGGIGVAADGYGEAFIPRLPEIRNRQTVTVWNSKCEGEVHSPVLNEWFSDVLEMDCQLVYMPDDTRRSVTERFDRGGDIVSFADGYPLTVIGEESLADLNRRIMEADESIRTPLPMNRFRPNLVVSGSEAFAEDDWAKIRVGDSVFRATKPCARCVMTTVEQSKGEYSGPEPLKTLATYRIAKDVMPDRVERLGVTPTGVLFGQNLIAEKFGDSIAVGDELVVLKTY
- the groL gene encoding chaperonin GroEL (60 kDa chaperone family; promotes refolding of misfolded polypeptides especially under stressful conditions; forms two stacked rings of heptamers to form a barrel-shaped 14mer; ends can be capped by GroES; misfolded proteins enter the barrel where they are refolded when GroES binds) gives rise to the protein MAKQVVHGEESRAAILRGVNQLADAVKVTLGPKGRNVVIDKKFGSPTITKDGVTVAKEIELKDTLENMGAQMVREVASKTSDVAGDGTTTATVLAQAIFKEGVRTVAAGANPMALKRGIEKAVAAVVAEIGSMAQPVSGDSIAQVGTVSANGDKTIGTIIAEAMDKVGKDGVITVEESKTMDTLLEVVEGMQFDRGYLSPYFVTDADRMECVLDEPYILINEKKISNMRDLLPILEQVAKMGRPMLIIAEDVEGEALATLVVNKLRGTLNVAAVKAPGFGDRRKAMLEDIAVLTGGKVISEDLGIKLETITLEDLGKAKKVTIDKENTTVVEGGGSGEAIDGRIKTIRTQIEDTSSDYDREKLQERLAKLVGGVAVIKVGAATEIEMKEKKARVEDAMNATRAAVEEGIVAGGGVALVRAGMVLDNFTTDAEDTDEQIGVTIVKRALEEPLRQIAQNAGQEGAVVVGKVREGEGHFGFNAASEKYEDLVAAGVIDPAKVTRTALQNAASIAGLMLTTEAMIADVQDDKGGDPMGGMGGMGGGMGMGM
- a CDS encoding tetratricopeptide repeat protein, yielding MASRKKNAFRLLIAIFAITMATAAQSSNEHFKLADAAFDAHNYVLAVAEYTKGLQIDPNDEAANYNRGLANYHTGNYAAVITDLTKVLQIDPQNVDAFYRRGRAYYLRLPALNDLVQEKATLDAAIADYTRAIQIKADHADAYRSRGQVYYVQGSYDRAMFDYSKAIQIDPDFLSDYYNRGLVYKEKQNFDAAIADFTKAIKLDSGYLDAYLDRGRAYYNKGAYDLAIADYTQVIRAKERSATAYLDRANAYCKAGKNPLAKADYERAVQLQPAFSISPRLCK